From the Primulina tabacum isolate GXHZ01 chromosome 3, ASM2559414v2, whole genome shotgun sequence genome, one window contains:
- the LOC142538589 gene encoding uncharacterized protein LOC142538589, with protein sequence MSVVDYTSQFNDLGTYAPKIMADEVLKMHRYKKGLISRIQSSLAVYQPRSFADLMGAAIRAETDIKHRENENKNKRPLTGQSCQGKPPFKRSNQSSGPFKGASSHPTYQEPKMCPKCNNRHSGECHRQTGACFNCGKLGHRIANCPEPLKRSTKPNADANLNKPRENKPNARVFAITQEEADDANDVVAGTIFVNEMPSYVLFDSGATHSFISKRFTKKLGLTPELLVEPFRVATPTSKTVETYRVHRKCKICINEHLFQAELIQLNMVEFDIILGMDWLARNNAMVDCKGKSVRLRTPNQKEVVYHGKSKERKSLLSASQAWKAMKSGADIYLAMVNAVKEEIELKPGDIPIVRDFPDVFPEELPGTVPDREIEFEINLVPEAAPISKAPYRMAHQLNLRS encoded by the coding sequence ATGTCAGTGGTAGATTACACCTCCCAATTCAATGACCTTGGAACTTATGCCCCGAAAATCATGGCAGATGAAGTTCTAAAGATGCACAGATACAAGAAGGGTTTGATCAGCCGTATCCAGTCATCCTTAGCAGTTTACCAACCTAGAAGCTTTGCTGATTTAATGGGAGCAGCGATAAGAGCTGAGACGGATATCAAGCATCGGGAGAACGAGAACAAGAATAAGCGACCTCTTACTGGACAGTCATGTCAAGGGAAGCCACCATTCAAGAGATCGAATCAGTCCAGTGGACCCTTCAAAGGTGCTTCGTCCCACCCAACTTACCAAGAACCAAAGATGTGCCCCAAATGTAATAATCGTCATTCTGGAGAATGCCACCGACAGACGGGAGCATGTTTCAATTGTGGGAAATTAGGGCATCGAATTGCTAACTGCCCCGAGCCATTGAAGAGAAGTACCAAGCCTAATGCTGATGCTAACCTCAACAAGCCAAGGGAGAATAAGCCCAACGCTCGTGTGTTTGCAATAACCCAAGAAGAAGCAGATGATGCAAACGATGTCGTGGCAGGTACCATTTTTGTCAATGAAATGCCatcttatgtgttatttgatagTGGTGCTACTCATTCATTTATATCTAAGAGGTTCACTAAGAAACTAGGGCTTACGCCTGAATTACTAGTTGAGCCATTTAGAGTAGCGACTCCTACTAGTAAGACAGTCGAAACATATAGAGTGCACCGAAAGTGTAAAATCTGTATCAATGAGCACCTATTCCAAGCAGAATTGATACAACTGAACATGGTGGAGTTCGATATCATcttaggaatggattggttagcaagaAACAATGCGATGGTAGACTGCAAGGGAAAGAGTGTTAGGCTCCGAACCCCGAACCAAAAAGAGGTCGTGTATCATGGCAAATCCAAGGAACGGAAGTCACTTCTTTCCGCATCCCAAGcatggaaagccatgaaatctGGAGCAGATATCTATCTAGCAATGGTTAACGCAGTAAAGGAAGAAATTGAACTTAAACCGGGGGACATCCCTATCGTGCGAgatttcccagacgtctttccagagGAACTACCAGGGACAGTCCCGGATCGAGAAATTGAGTTCGAAATCAATTTAGTGCCCGAAGCGGCACCCATCTCCAAGGcaccgtacagaatggcacacCAGCTGAACTTAAGGAGCTAA